The nucleotide sequence CTTTCATTTTCGGCGTTCCAGGAATCTGTGACGGTATTGCTATGGGTCATGAAGGAATGAAACAATCGCTACCTTCTCGAGAATTAATTTCTGACATTATTGAAAGTATGGCTTCCGCCTATGCCTTAGATGGACTAGTTCTTCTTACCAACTGTGATAAAATTACTCCGGGTATGATTATGGGTTCCTTAAGGATGAACATACCTACGATTGTAGTTACAGCTGGGCCAATGCTTTCGGGAAATTTTAAAAATCAACGACTTTCTTTAGTTCGTGATACCTTCGAGGCGGTTGGGCGCTATAAGGCCGGTAAGATTGGCGATAGCGAACAAAAAAAATTAGAAATTGAAGCTTGTCCGTCTTGTGGTTCTTGCCAAGGGCTTTATACGGCAAATACTATGGCTTGCCTTACTGAGACCATTGGACTCTCACTTACCGGCTGCGCAACTGCCCCCGCAGTTTTAAATAAAAAGATACGCATTGCCTACGAAAGTGGACAAAAAATTGTAGAGTTAGTTAAACAGGATATAAAGCCTCGTGATATTGTAAATAAAAAGTCTCTTGAAAATGCAATTAGGGTTGATGTGGCTTTGGGAGGGTCAACCAACACAGTTTTACATCTTATGGCCATTGCTAATGAGGCTAAGGTGAAGCTAACCTTGAATGATTTTGATCGGATAAGCCTTGATACACCTCACATTACCAATTTACGGCCTGCTGGCGACCATTTTATGGAGGATTTGGATAGAGCTGGAGGCATACCAGCAGTTTTAAAACGTCTAACGAATAAACTGAATCAAAATCCAACAGTTTCTTTAAAACCAGTTAAAGAAATTGCTAAGAACGCAGTTGTTTATGACCATGATGTGATTCGATCACTAGATAAGTCCTATCATAAGGAAGGTGGTATTGCTATTCTTTTTGGTAACTTAGCGCCTGAAGGAGCAGTAGTTAAACAGTCAGCCGTAGATCCAGAGATGCTAAAATTTTCCGGCAAGGCTCATATTTTTGACTCTGAAGAAGAAGCAATGGCAGCTATCTTAAACAAAAAAATTAAAAAAGGACAAGTTGTAGTTATCCGCTATGAAGGTCCTAGCGGTGGTCCTGGCATGCGTGAAATGCTTTCACCTACCTCAGCTATAGTCGGATTAAATCTCCATAAGCATGTGGCTTTGATTACTGATGGGCGTTTTTCCGGAGGAACCCGAGGTCCTTGCATTGGTCATATTTCTCCCGAGGCAGCTCAAGGTGGTTTATTGGCCTATTTAAAAGATGGTGATTTAATCACGATCGATATAGCTAAGCGAAAAATAGAAGTTAAGCTTTCAGAGAGTGAAATAAAAATTAGAAAAAAAGTAATGAAAATTAAGGCTCCCAAGGCTAGCAAAGGGTATTTAAGTCGCTATGCTAGGCTGGTAAGCTCGGCTTCTGACGGAGCGGTGCTTAAGGAGTCTTAAAAGGTTGATGTCTGGGCCTCAGTTGACATAAATGCGAAACCTATTGACAGGGGTATGACTCTTTGTTATTATTAAAATTACTATGAATAAAGCAATGAAACTGATTAATTCAATAGTGAAAAAGGCTCAGGATCTATTAGGTACTTTTTCTAGCGATATTGGTATAGATTTAGGTACAGCTACGACCCTAGTTTATGTACGTGGTGAAGGAATTGTTTTGTGTGAGCCTTCAGTTGTTGCTATTTATAAGGATACGGGAGTGCCCTTAGCTGTTGGCGATGAAGCTAAGCGTATGCTTGGGAAAACTCCTGGAAGTATTGTTGCTATCCGACCGATGAAGGATGGCGTTATTGCTGACTTCGGTGTGACCGAAGAGATGCTGCGTTATTTTATTAAAAAAGCTTATCCGCGTAAATTTATTATTGGACCAAGAATCGTTGTTGCTGTTCCTTCGGGGATTACTGAAGTAGAGCAGCGAGCAGTTAAGGATTCTGCTCATCGAGCCGGAGCGCGAGAGGTAATACCGGTTGAAGAGCCAATTGCTGCTGCCATTGGTGTGGGCTTACCGATCGCTGAACCTCAAGGCAACATGATAATTGATATCGGAGGCGGAACTACCGAGATTGCTGTTATTTCGCTGGGCGGAATAGTTTTCGCTCGTTCAATTCGCATTGGCGGCGATGAGATGGATGCAGCGATAATTGAACATATGAAGAAAAATTATAATTTAATGATTGGTGAGCGAACAGCTGAAGAGATAAAGATTAAGGTTGGTTCAGCATGGCCAATCGAAGAGGAAATGACGATTGAGGTCAGAGGACGTGATCTTATTACCGGTCTTCCTAAATTTATCAAGGCCCATTCGGATGAAATTCGTAAAGCCTTGGAGTCTCCGCTAAGAGAGATTTTAGAAGCAACGAAAGTTACCTTAGAGCGTACACCTCCGGAATTAGCAGCTGATCTTATTGAAAGAGGAATTGTTCTTTGCGGCGGCGGAGCATTGTTAAGGGGGATGGATAAGTTAATTTCTGAAGAAACCGGCTTGGCTTGTTTTGTGGCCGACGATCCTTTAACCGCAGTAGCCTTAGGTACTGGAAAAATCCTAGAAGAACCAAAATTTCTAAAGAAGCTTTCCCTTGTATCTTCCTTCTAAATTAAAAGTTAAGTCTTTTGTTCTAATTTTCATATCTCTTTTTCTGCTTTTTTTTACCTTTCGTGGTTTCGTCCGTTACTTAATTTTTTTTAGTGCTAACCAATTTTTGCATTATCCAACAAGGAATAAGCAGCATTTAGTTGAACTTAAACAAAAAAATTTAGAATTAATTTTAAAACTAGCTAGATATGAGTCTCTTTACCAAGAGAACCAAAATTTAAAGAAAGCGCTAAATTTTAAAACTAATACTCAATATCACTTGATTGGTGCAGAAGTTTTAGCATTTTCTCCTTCAGCTTGGCAGCGATTGATAGTTGTTAATGTTGGTGAGGATCAAGGCGTCACAAAGGGTCTTTTCGCTATTGATCAGGACGGCAATCTTTTAGGGAGGATTGTTGAGGCCGATAAAAAATTTGCCTACCTAATGTTGGTTGGTGATCCTGACTTTACCGCATCGGTATTTATTGGTCAAGGTGCCCTAGGACTTTTAAAGGGAGGAGTAACCGGAGCTCAGGTTCTCTATGTTGAAGACAGCGATAATATAAAATTAGGGGATAAGGTTTGGCTCAAAGTTGCTCAGTTATCTTCAGCAATAGAAATTGGTAAAGTAAAAAGCCTAAGCAAAACTGATGATAGTTTATTTTGGAATGTTGGAGTAGAAATGTTTCAAGAAGATGTAACTTTCAATCAAATATATATCGTCAAATGATTAAACCCTCCCTAAGAGCTTTCATTATTATTTCAGTTTTTTTCCTTTTGGACTTAATAAAGCCTTTTGGTTATTTTTTATCGGTTGAATTCATTTTTTTGGGGCTTATTATCATTGCGCTTAATGAATCGCTAGCAATAGCCTTGGTTGCTAGTTTTTTGTCAGCGTGCTTTCGCAATTTTTTTATTCTCAATGGATCTGCGGTTACTTTATTTGAATTTTTGTTTATCTGTTTACTTATTCAATATATACGCTCGCGCCGTATTTTTTTAGCTAAGCCACAACAACTATTTATTGTTAAAGGGGTCATTGTGTTTTTGAGCCTTTGTGTACATATTTTAGTTAATTCAGTGCAATTGGGATTGTTTATTTCGTTTTTTTCATTCCAGTTCCTCATTCAATCAATTTGCGTTTATTATTTTATTGATTATTTACTTAACCAAAAAGCGCTCCCAGCTTATCATTAGGGTATGTTTAAATGAGCTAACTCCATAACTTTTTATTTTTTAAAAAGTTAGGTTACTTTTTAACTATGTTAAGAAAATTTTTTCAGAAAATCAACAATCTTTTTTCCCTTTCAACCTTAGAAAAAGTATATTTTATAGGTTTTTGCGTATTGCTCGGAACCTTAAGTTGGTACCAGCTCTTTCGTGGCGAGTATTATTTTCAACGCGCAAAAAATAATTATCTTAAAGTGCTTCCTTTGTCGTCTATGCGCGGGGAAATTTTGGATCGAAATGGAATTTCTATTGCATATGATCGGGCTGAATTTAACCTAGGTGTGATTCCTTATCAGGTTAAAACGATTAAGGACTCATTATTTCAAGAATTAAGTGACTATTCAAGCTTAAGTGTCGGATCTTTAAATAAAAATTATCGTAGAAACTTAAGTAGTTTTTTTAGTCCAGTAGATATAATTACTAATGTTGATAAGACTAAAGCCTTGGAATTGAATGAAAAATTTAGCGATTCTTTAGTTATTACTACTCGGCCACAGCGTTATTATTCTAACCCTTACGCTTTTGCTCATATTTTAGGTTATGTTAAACAGGCCAAATCATTTTACGAACAGTTAAAAAGTTATGGCTATAGTCCGATGGAACGTGTTGGTTTCGGTGGCATTGAGCAGTTCTATGATACTTACCTTAAGGGTTCCGACGGTGGAGAGCTTGTTGAGGTTGATTCTCATGGAAGAATTATGGGTTATTTGGGTCAACAACGCCCACAAAAAGGTAAAGATATCTATCTAACTGTCGACAGTCTTGTCCAGCAAGCTGCTTATGAATCGTTGGGCGATAGACCTGGTGCTGTTATTTTAATGAATGCCGACAATGGTGAATTGATTTCTCTTTGTTCGAGGCCGGCTTTTAATCCTAATAGTTTTATAGAGGGCAAAAATACCAGCAGCTTTTTGAATAATTCGAAAAGCCCCTTGCTTAATCGAGCTCTTCAGGCTAAGTATCCAATGGGCTCGACCTTTAAGCCAATTGTTGCAGTTGCTGCCTTAGAAGAGGATAAATCTAAATCCTCAACAACTTTTGATTGCAATGGAGAATTACGCCTAGGGATTGCAAAATTTAGATGTTCACATGTGCATGGACGACAGAATCTTTTTGAAGCGATAGCCCACTCTTGCAATGTTTATTTTTACAATTTAGGGCTTAAAATTGGACCAGATGCACTTTCAAGATGGGCTCGAAAGTTTGGCCTTGATTCCCTAACCGATGTAGATTTACCTTTTGAGGCTAGGGGTTTTGTGCCTGATGTGCGTTGGAAACAAAAAAAACTTAAAAGTAATTGGTTTGCCGGTGATACGGTTAATTTTTCGATTGGTCAGGGTTTCATGACCGCGACACCTTTGGCGACTATGCGAGCGATGAATGTTTTTGCCAGTAAAGGGTATTTAGTTAAACCTCAACTAATTAAAAAAATCGACTCAGTTGAGTCTGGAGCAATAGATAAGACTTATCTTGGTATTTCCGAAAGAACTCTTGAAAAAGTAAGTCAAGGTTTGCGTGAAACAATACTGAGAGAAGACGGAACAGCTAGGATTCTTAATCGTTTAAACCTCAAGTTCAGCGGTAAAACCGGAACTGCTCAAAATTCCGGTAGACCCCACGGTTGGTTTATTGGTTTTTTTTCCTATCAAGAGAAAACTTATACTATTTGCGTATTACTTGAACATGGCGGATCTAGTTATGAAGCGGTAAAGATAGCCTATTACTTTGTTAAAAAAATAACCGAAAACAAGATTTTATGAGATCTCATTCATTAAGAGCAACAGTAGTTAATCTTAAAGGGCTAAAAACAGTTGCTATTTGCTTACTAATTTTTAATGCTTTAAGTTTAATTTCAATATATAGTAGCTTGCATCAGGCGGGAGAGTTTGTAGGTCAGCAAATCCTTTATCGACAGTTACTTTGGATAGCAGTATCTTGGCTTGCCTTGCTAATTTTTGCTAATATTAATTACCGTATTTATTTCGATTTAGCTCATTTAATTTATGGGTTTAACTTGTTATTACTTTTTTGGGTGTTATTTTTTGGCAAAAAAGTAATGGGAGCCCAACGTTGGATTGAAATTTTTGGGTTTACCTTTCAGCCTTCCGAGTTATCAAAAATAGCGACTATTATTATTTTAGCGAAGTTTTTTTCTTCACGTCAGGAATCGATTCATGCTTTTTTGCTGCCGTTGGGTTTTACTGCTTTTAATGCCCTGGTTATACTTATTCAACCAGATTTAGGCACAGCTTTAATTATTGTTTTTCTTTTTCTCGCTTTAGGATTATTTTCACGAATTCCTAAGCGGTACTTTTTTGGTTTAATTGCTATTGGTCTTTTAATATCGCCATTTTTAATTGGTTCATTAAAGGATTATCAAAAGCGGCGTTTGCTTGTATTTATGAATTCGGATCTTGACCCTTTAGGTGCTGGCTACACAATTATTCAGTCAAAGATTGCAGTTGGCTCTGGTAAGTTTACTGGTCGGGGATTTCTTTCCGGAACTCAAAATCAATTTAATTTTCTTCCTGAACGCCATACCGATTTTATATTTACGGTTATTGCTGAAGAGTGGGGTTTTTTTGGCTCACTTTTTTTAATTATTCTTTATTGGTTAATTTTAAGTAAAGTTCTTCAACGGGCCAAAGAAACTCAAGATCAATTTGCTTGTTTTTTGTGCTTGGGGATAAGTTTACTTTTTTTCCTGCATATATTTATTAATATCGGTATGACTTTAGGTATTTTACCGGTAGTAGGGCTGCCGCTTATTTTTTTAAGCTATGGAGGAAGCAGCTTGTTGGTTTCCTTTATCCTTTTAGGTATTTTTTTCAACATTTCCCGAAGTCGTAAATAATTCCCAAAAATAGTTATTCTAATTGTGTCAAAGTAACTTAATATGAATTTTGCAAATTTTCGGAAACCTCAGCGTTACATCGGCAATGAATGGAATGTCATAAAAAAATCACCTTCAGGAAAAATTTCTTTTTGCCTCTGTTATCCTGATTTGTATGAGCTTGGGATGAGCAATTTAGGCATGCACATCGTCTATGGCTTGCTTAACCAACACCCTGATTTATTTTGTGAACGTACTTTTATGCCGGCTGAAGATTTATCAACTTATCTTCGCGAAAAAAATAAACCTTTATTTTCACTTGAAACAAAAAAACCCCTAAATGAATTTGAAATTATTGGTTTTCATCTTGGTTGTGAGCTTAATTTCACCAATGTTTTGCATATTTTAACTCTCGGATTAATACCAGCTAAAGCCAAAGATCGTAAACAACAAATCGTTGTTGGCGGCGGGGTTGCTAACCCTGAACCATTATCTGAATTCATCGATGTTTTTTATTTGGGTGAATTTGAGGAGGTTGCTGATGATTTCGTTAAGGTAATAAGAAAATACAAAGATAAAGAATCGCGTTTAAGGGCTTTGGCTGAAATTGAAGGGTTTTATGTGCCTAAATTCTACGAAGTTAACTTTGTCGATGGTGGATATGATTTTCGACGAAAATACGAATATGCTCGGCTTCCTTTGAAACGAGTTTACGTAAAGGATTTAGATCGTGCCTTTGTTCCTCAAAGTTGGCTGACTCCTCACACCGAAATCATTCATGATCGTATCCCGATAGAAATTGCCAGAGGTTGCCCTAATCGTTGCAGTTTTTGCCAAGCTCAAGCACTTTATGCTCCCTATCGTGAGCGAAAAATAGCAACTATCCAAAATATATTAAAAGTAGCCTATGAGAAAAGTGGCTATGAGAATTTTTCATTCCTTGGGCTTTCGGCTTCTGACTATTCCCAAATTGAGGAGCTTATTGATTTATGCTCTGATTATTGTCAGAATCGTCGAATTGGTTTGTCTTTGCCGTCTTTACGGGCTAGTGACATTGTCGGACGCCTTTATAGAAAACTATCGAAACTTAAAAAAGCTTCATTAACTATTGCTATTGAAGCGGCACGAGCCCCCTTGAGGGAAAGTCTTAATAAAAGAATCGGTACCAAAATTTTGTTTGAGGCAGCAAAAATACTTAAAAGTGTAGGCGCTAAGTCGATAAAGATTTACTTTATGTATGGTTTTCCTCAAGAAAACGAAGAAGACCTGTTGGCTATTGGTGAATTTTTAAAATCTTTATCAAGAAGTAGTCATATTAAATTAAATGTAAGCATCAATGCTTTTATACCTAAGCCTTTTTCTTTAGCTGAGGGATTTTTGATGCAAAGTGAAACGGTCTTAAACAAAAAACGAGAAGTAATTATTAAAAATCTTCCCCAGCGATCGCGAGTGAGTGTTACTTTTTCTTCCATCCAGCGTAGCATTTTCGAAGCTATTGTTTCAGGCAGTGATCGGGAATTTGGTAAAGTTATTTATCGCGCTTACTCTAAGGGGGTTTGCTTTGATGGCAATAGAGAGAATTTTTCCTGGCCGACATGGCAAGAGTCGATGGTTCAAGAAAAAGTTGACCCTAAGGATTACCTTAACCGACAAGCTAAAAATTTTCCTTGGTCGTTCATTAATTCCAAACCATAAGTTATGATTAATAAAAAGTTTCCCTTAGAAGTAATTTTAGAAAAGAGTCAGGAAATGATTTATTTTTCGCAGTTAGACTTAATTCATCTCCTGGAGCGAGCTTTGAGGAGGACTAGATTACCACTTTATTTCACTCAAGGCTTTAGTCCAAGAGTTAAGATAAGTTTTAAAAGTGGTTTAAAACTAGGTTTAGCCGGTAGAATAACAACCATTTTTTATTTCACTGAAGACATTCCTTTTGTAGTTTTAAAAGAGAATCTCCAGCCACAGTTACCTCAAGGATTAGTAATAATAAAATAAGGATCTAGCGAACAAGGAAAGTGCTTTTGATACTTGTAGCCTTAAAAAATTCCTTAGTGAAATTTTTAGCTAATTCGTGGTCATACTTTTTGCAGGAAAAAATATTAATATAGGACTTTTGCCAATGTTCGGAAAAATGCCCGGTAATTGAGCTAGTTTCGATAAATTGTAGCAAGGAATAGCCTTTGGTGAAGGGTTTATCTAGACCAAAATAAGGCAGCTGAGCTTTACCGTACTTCTTCATTTTAATCAACTTACATAAGGTATTAACATATTCGGTAAGCTTCTTTTTTGAACTCATGATTGATAAGTCACATCCTGAAAGATCGAGGATTAATTCGTAACCAAAGATTGGTTTTTTAATTTTGGAGGAAGAAAGAGTAGTGTCGTTGGTCGAAAGGGGCCTGCTGGCAAGGCCAACCCCAGAGTAATTTTCTTGACTGCTAATCAGGTAGTGTTTGGTTCCCATCCCCTTTAAGTATTTCTTTTTGATATAACATAAAAACTAAACGCCTTAGTGAACTATCTTTTTATATCATAAATTTTATCGCTTGGCAAGATTTTTTTTCACTTTTTTTAATGAGACTTACCCAGAACCAGAACGAAGTTCAGTTCTGGGTTTAGTCGAATTAATCCCGAGGAGCGAAGCGACGAGGGATAACCGTTTTATTCCGCTTTAACCGGGCTTTCTTCTCGTATCTTTGTTGGCAATCCAATCTTGTTTAACAAATCAATAAATGGATCAGGGTTTAACTCTTCGACATTTACCATTGTTTTTATATCCCAAATGCCTTGAGCAATCAGCATGGCCGTGGCAACTGGGGGGACTCCAGCAGTGTAGGAAATAGCTTGAGACTCAACTTCCTTATAACATTCGGCGTGGTCACAGTTGTTATAAATAAAAATTTCCTTGTCTTTGCCGTCTTTTTTTCCTTTAATTAGATTTCCGATACAGGTTTTTCCGGTGTAGTTAGGTGCAAGTGATAAGGGATCTGGCAAAACGGCCTTTAATACTTTTAATGGCACCACTTCGACTCCTTCTGCGGTTGTGACCGGTTTCACTGAGGTTAAACCCAATCTAGTGAGGACAGTAAAGATATTGATATAATGGTCGCTAAAACCCATCCAGAAGCGGATACTATTAGCATCGATATTCTTTGACAATGAATGGATTTCGTCGTGACCGCTTAAGTAAATAGTTTGTTTTCCAACTTCCGGAAAATCATAGGTTTTTTTAACTGAGTGGACAGGTAGACATTCCCATTTTCGGTCAATCCAGGTCCAGACTTTTATAAATTCACGAAGGTTTATCTCCGGATCAAAGTTGGTAGCAAAATATTTTCCGTGGTCTCCGGCATTAACATCCATCATATCAATAGTGTCGATTGTGTCAAAGTGGTGCTTTACAGCATAGGCGCAGTAGGCGTTGACCACTCCTGGATCAAAGCCTGCTCCGAGGATTGCGGTGATTTGTTTTTCCGAGCATTCATCCTTTCGTTTCCATTCATAATTAGCGTACCAAGGTGGATTCTCGCAAACCTTATTTGGATCTTCATATATGGCAGTGTCTATATAGGATACGCCAGCCTGGATGCAAGATTCAAGCAGTGCTTTATTTATATAGGTGGTGGCAAGGTTAATTATTATTTCTGAATTAGTTTCTTTAATTAGTTTTACCGTAGCCGAAACATCATAGGCATCTATTTGACGAGAGTGAAGTTTTTTGCTTTTATCTTTTAGGCTATTTTTTCTTTTAATGCTTTCTATGATTTTTTCACACTTATCTTGTGTGCGAGATGCAATACAAATATCACCTAAAATATCGTTATTTTGAGCGCACTTATGCGCAGCTACATGGGCAACTCCACCAGCACCGACAATCATTACGTTTTTTTTCATCGTAGTATTCTCCTTGTTTATTGCTTTATTTTTAAGCTATGACAGATTGTTTAAAAAGTCTTTATATTCAAAATGACGAACGACCTTTAAACCCCCGGTTTTCTTTTTTATGACGATTGATGGCATTGGTAATCCATTAAACCAGTTTTTTTTAACCATGGTATATCCGGCAACATCATTAATTTTAATTATGCTGCCTATCTTTAATCGAGATTTAAATTTATAGGTTCCAAATATATCTCCGGCTAAACAGGAGCGACCAGCAATCATATATTCAAATTGTCCCTTAGCGGAAGTTTTAATTTTAGCCTCGGTTCGATAAACTAAAAGATCCAATAAATGCGCTTCGATTGAGGAGTCGACAATGGCAATATTTAGCTTGTTATGGACTATATCCAGTACGCTGGTTATTAGTTCGGCTGACTGAGTGATAACCGCTTCTCCAGGTTCCAAATAAATTTGGACCGCAAATTTATCGCTAAAGTTCTTTAGTAATCTCGAAAATTTATCTACCGGATAACCGGGCTTGGTAAAGTATATTCCGCCGCCTAAGCTTACCCAGCTTACTTTATGCAATAAATCTCGGTAGTTTCGGGCGATAATATTTAGATTGTTAGAAAAATTTTTAAAATTATCATTTTCGCAGTTAAAATGAAACATGAGGCCGCTTATTAAATGAACTACGTTTTGAACAGCTTTTTTGTCAACCACACCAAGACGTGAGTACTTACGAGCCGGATTGGCTAAATCAAAGTGTGAATAACTGATTTCGGGGTTAATTCTTAAACCAATTTTTAAACCAGAGGTGTTCCCATGGAATTTTTTTAGTTGCCCGATTGAATTAAAAATAATCTTATCGGCATAGCGACGAATAGTTTTTATTTCCTTTTCAGAGAAAGCAACACTGTAAATTTGGACTTCTTTTTGAAACTTTTCGTATCCTAGGCGAGCTTCGTGGAGAGAGCTGCTGGTCGTACCATCAAGGTATTTTTTCATTAAACCAAAGACGCTCCAGGTAGAAAAACACTTTAAAGCTAAAACGAACTTTGCTCCAGAAGATTTTTTAATCCGTTCGATTAGCTTGAGGTTTTTTAATAATTTATCCTCGTGAATTAAATAATAAGGGGTTGCTAGTTTCATATTTTATTTAAATTTGGTCTATATTAACAATATTTAATTATTCTGGCAAGCCTTTTATTGAACTTTCCTTTTTGCTTGTTAACCGAGACAATTTCTGTTAAAATCGATTACTAATTTGAATATTGCCGAGATAGCTCAGTTGGCAGAGCAGGGGCTTCGTAAGTCTCAGGTCGAGAGTTCGAATCTCTCTCTCGGCTTAGAATAAGGAAGATCACTTTAATGCGGTACTTAAAAATACTCAAGAAACGGAATTTTTTCCTTCTTTGGTTTGGCCAAATAATTTCTCAATTTGGCGATCGGCTCACTCAGATTGCTCTGGTTGGTTTAGTATCGGCGGCTTCAAAATCTTCGGCCCAGTTGGCGGTTGTAATGAGCATGGCGATTGTGCCAGTTTTTATTATTTCACCAATATCTGGTGTGTATATTGACCGTTGGGATAAGCGTAAAACACTCTACCTTTGCGATTCAATAAGGGTTATTCTTATGTTGTTAATACCGTTTGTTTTCCTTAAATCGCATTCACTTATTCCGATATATGCTTTAATTTTCCTTTCTTTTAGTGCTGGTCGGTTTTTCATTCCGGCTAAGATGGCCTTCTTACCCCGAGTGGTTGAAAAAAAAGATATATTTATGGCTAACTCATTAATATCTAATACCGCAACCATTGCTGCCGTATTAGGAATTGGTTTGGGTGGGGTATTGGTCGAAAGATATGGGCTAGTCGTTGGCTTTAATCTCGACGCGGCAACTTTTTTTATTTCGGGTATGTCAATTTTTTTAATTTCGGTTCAAGGCAAAGGTGAGTTCTTAGCTAAAGACATTTTAGATATTGGAAAAAATGTTGTCGCTAGCGTAAAGAAATCATTTTTGTATGAATTAAAAGAAGGGATTGGCTATATTTTTAAATCAAAAGAAACAAAGTACGCTTTTAAAATATTTTTCTTTCTTTTTTCATATATCGGAGCTTTGTACGTCGTGTTCATTCGATTTATTCAAAATACCTTATCTTCAGTTACCAAGGATGTAGGCTTTGCTGCAGTTGGTTTAGGGGCAGGAATTTTTTTGGGAACCTTAGCTTATGGTCGAATTGCCCATAAGTTTTCAATTAAAAAAGTTATTAACTGGTCAGTATTGCTTTCATCTTTTTTTATTGTATTTTTTGCAGTATTCTTAAGGGGATATCCCTATACTATTTGTTTAATTTTGCTGGCTTTCGGGCTAGGAATTATGATTTCTCCGGCTTTTGTTGGGGTCAATGCTTTAATTCATCGAGAGAGTGACGAGAATCTGCTAGGCAGAATTTTTAGCGGCTTAGAGTTTACTTCCCATTTAGGATTTTTAGTTGCAATGCTTTGTGCTTCAATACTAGCTGATATTATGACTCCCTTTACAATTGTAGTTTCGGTCGGTATAATCGGATCATTTTTTTCCTTATGTTTTATTTTTTGTGATGATTACAGTAGCTGAATGTAAAAAACCTCAGTCTAAGCTTCGAAGCGAAAAATTTTTGACTCCAAAGAAGCTCTATCTACCACTTTCTCAACATACCGGAAAACCTTCCAGTTGTTGTGTTAAGGTTGGTGATTTTATTGAAGAGTCGCAAGTAATCGCCAATCAAGATGGCTACATCTCTTCCTATTTGCATGCCCCAGCTAGTGGCAAGGTAATAGCAATTAATGCTTGGAACAATCCGGTTTTAGGGAGATCTGAAGCAATTATTTTAGAACCACAAGGAGTTAGTAAAAAATATTTACCGAGAGAGGGCATTGAGAACCTTACTAAGGAAAAGCTTATTGAAATTATTGCTGCTAGCGGTATCGTTGGCATGGGTGGAGCAGCCTTTCCTACTCAAGTTAAACTCAAAAGTCCCAAACCGATCGACACCTTAATTATTAACGGCTGTGAATGCGAACCTTATCTCACTACCGATCATCGTTTAATGGTTGAGAATTTAAAAGAAATCTTTCTCGGTATCGAAATTATTTGCCGGATAATTAAACCCAAAGTGGTAATTTTTGCTGTCGAAGAAAACAAATCGGATGCAATAAAGCAGATAAATCTATTAATACATACGAAGAAGTTTTCCTTGCTAGCAGCTCGCACAGCGGTTTTGCCTTCTTATTATCCCCAGGGCGGCGAAAAGCAATTAATTTAC is from Candidatus Omnitrophota bacterium and encodes:
- the nspC gene encoding carboxynorspermidine decarboxylase, whose translation is MKLATPYYLIHEDKLLKNLKLIERIKKSSGAKFVLALKCFSTWSVFGLMKKYLDGTTSSSLHEARLGYEKFQKEVQIYSVAFSEKEIKTIRRYADKIIFNSIGQLKKFHGNTSGLKIGLRINPEISYSHFDLANPARKYSRLGVVDKKAVQNVVHLISGLMFHFNCENDNFKNFSNNLNIIARNYRDLLHKVSWVSLGGGIYFTKPGYPVDKFSRLLKNFSDKFAVQIYLEPGEAVITQSAELITSVLDIVHNKLNIAIVDSSIEAHLLDLLVYRTEAKIKTSAKGQFEYMIAGRSCLAGDIFGTYKFKSRLKIGSIIKINDVAGYTMVKKNWFNGLPMPSIVIKKKTGGLKVVRHFEYKDFLNNLS
- a CDS encoding TIGR03936 family radical SAM-associated protein, which codes for MINKKFPLEVILEKSQEMIYFSQLDLIHLLERALRRTRLPLYFTQGFSPRVKISFKSGLKLGLAGRITTIFYFTEDIPFVVLKENLQPQLPQGLVIIK
- a CDS encoding TIGR03960 family B12-binding radical SAM protein, translating into MNFANFRKPQRYIGNEWNVIKKSPSGKISFCLCYPDLYELGMSNLGMHIVYGLLNQHPDLFCERTFMPAEDLSTYLREKNKPLFSLETKKPLNEFEIIGFHLGCELNFTNVLHILTLGLIPAKAKDRKQQIVVGGGVANPEPLSEFIDVFYLGEFEEVADDFVKVIRKYKDKESRLRALAEIEGFYVPKFYEVNFVDGGYDFRRKYEYARLPLKRVYVKDLDRAFVPQSWLTPHTEIIHDRIPIEIARGCPNRCSFCQAQALYAPYRERKIATIQNILKVAYEKSGYENFSFLGLSASDYSQIEELIDLCSDYCQNRRIGLSLPSLRASDIVGRLYRKLSKLKKASLTIAIEAARAPLRESLNKRIGTKILFEAAKILKSVGAKSIKIYFMYGFPQENEEDLLAIGEFLKSLSRSSHIKLNVSINAFIPKPFSLAEGFLMQSETVLNKKREVIIKNLPQRSRVSVTFSSIQRSIFEAIVSGSDREFGKVIYRAYSKGVCFDGNRENFSWPTWQESMVQEKVDPKDYLNRQAKNFPWSFINSKP
- a CDS encoding S-adenosylmethionine decarboxylase: MGTKHYLISSQENYSGVGLASRPLSTNDTTLSSSKIKKPIFGYELILDLSGCDLSIMSSKKKLTEYVNTLCKLIKMKKYGKAQLPYFGLDKPFTKGYSLLQFIETSSITGHFSEHWQKSYINIFSCKKYDHELAKNFTKEFFKATSIKSTFLVR
- a CDS encoding saccharopine dehydrogenase family protein, which gives rise to MKKNVMIVGAGGVAHVAAHKCAQNNDILGDICIASRTQDKCEKIIESIKRKNSLKDKSKKLHSRQIDAYDVSATVKLIKETNSEIIINLATTYINKALLESCIQAGVSYIDTAIYEDPNKVCENPPWYANYEWKRKDECSEKQITAILGAGFDPGVVNAYCAYAVKHHFDTIDTIDMMDVNAGDHGKYFATNFDPEINLREFIKVWTWIDRKWECLPVHSVKKTYDFPEVGKQTIYLSGHDEIHSLSKNIDANSIRFWMGFSDHYINIFTVLTRLGLTSVKPVTTAEGVEVVPLKVLKAVLPDPLSLAPNYTGKTCIGNLIKGKKDGKDKEIFIYNNCDHAECYKEVESQAISYTAGVPPVATAMLIAQGIWDIKTMVNVEELNPDPFIDLLNKIGLPTKIREESPVKAE